One Papaver somniferum cultivar HN1 chromosome 10, ASM357369v1, whole genome shotgun sequence genomic window carries:
- the LOC113316991 gene encoding protein SHORT ROOT IN SALT MEDIUM 1-like isoform X2, protein MYSSRGSNAYGQQQYGAQQTYGQNSGADGSSLPSRQSSMQGSAVQEAEIGAGYRGHHPSASTHFGGPYGAVYGSTALSSAQQVGPMSDKGATSSALQGRTGYSSGIAGSHMFASADYISSSSHGYGPKSDQISSGKLSDYSSVDRRHYDLQSEVTRRYTDSVGLGHQLQPEIYDRIDQAALLRQQQLLKSQSLQSASPLDGGARPADYLAARGAPIRHSAQDLSVYGGRLDADPRTLSMLSGLPYDGQHQASSILGAAPRRNADDLMYAAQGSATSGYGVSLPPGRDYGNAKGLHVTSRESDYSSSLLSRGGGLGGSRMEERKDDRGTFRRELEIREEERRRDHVRVREERERERDRERERERERRDKDRERESKRVPEIRRERTPPRITRERPGSALGKEEKSLGRDLQRHDSQQRRHSPVKEKRREYVCKVYPSCLVDVERDYLSVSKCYPRLFVSPDFTKAVVNWPKENQNISFSTPVSFEHDLVEVESLSVKKEASVQLVAEPGKPTSGATIWNAKVMLMSGISKDALEELSSNKNYEDRIPHINNILRFSFLRKDRAFMAIGGPQGVVDGGDSSVDDCSLIKTAISYTKDITQLDLQKCQQWNRFLEIHYDRLGKDGLFSHKEITVLYIPDLSECLPSLEAWRDQLLAHKKAIAEREQRLSAQKNKKSVEKNTVKGGQSSKKSDKDADSTKTVKVEGKLITPVKEEKKESDGTPSRQPIDSKKIEEGGSEIPQDNAKDPENKDEGEGGDDGKALEKKGTERTPTGQGTEAKKSWKKKIVKKVVKLKIADKKAGEEITISTNSQKGDVDKQGASDTTVNPDGTTVDPSGVKTLTRKKVVKKVPAGKTPQKEDKDLTSNDTQDVLKLEKPVEGQEDEKDNASVQQVAVKTSGKKKIIKRVPKRKASLVGSSSVGADDKKDEDNDEKKVVLEGSDDEKMKEQAASAKKVTVEEKKMVKKTNKKPESIKTSGGKKEAANSVGEKDEKVDREKKGFDDKKDSSAKKESNPSKEKSSGKDSPHLNKDRVKNANEKKGKDEKDDSRHKLSKIVKEKGKDEEPPRYPGLVLQTKSSKDSKIRSMSLSLDALLDYNDKDIDESTFELSLFAEALYEMLQYQMGCRLLTFLQKLRLNFVKKRDQRKRERDENPVKQVKPSKKKLKTTEATPTDEESTKDANSNSNHKEELIDGCGDSKMDDEADDYDPEEDVDDDQEMEAEFDQHDKPKELQARNEDEPAGAEVTVEKGISETNTKTEESALGDKTDEITAGKEDKSNLATKEAEVDTEANKKPVKEEGIVDKELLQAFRFFDRNRLGYIKVEDLRSIIHNLGKFISHRDVKELVQSGLIESNTYRDNRILYNKLVKLSKCDI, encoded by the exons ATGTATTCCTCAAGAGGGAGTAATGCTTATGGGCAGCAGCAATACGGCGCTCAGCAGACGTATGGACAAAAT TCCGGAGCTGATGGAAGCTCCCTGCCTTCTCGACAATCATCTATGCAAGGATCTGCTGTTCAAGAGGCAGAAATTGGTGCTGGATATAGAGGTCATCATCCTTCAGCGTCAACTCATTTTGGGGGACCATATGGTGCAGTCTATGGATCAACTGCGCTGAGCAGTGCCCAGCAG GTTGGACCAATGAGTGACAAGGGAGCAACTTCATCAGCTCTTCAAGGTCGGACTGGCTATTCTTCAGGTATTGCAGGTTCTCACATGTTTGCATCTGCTGACTATATTTCATCGTCAAGTCATGGATATGGCCCTAAAAGCGATCAAATCTCATCTGGGAAGCTTTCTGACTACTCTTCCGTAGATAGACGGCATTATGACTTGCAAAGTGAAGTAACTAGACGATACACAGACTCTGTTGGTCTTGGTCATCAACTTCAG CCTGAGATTTACGATCGCATTGACCAG GCTGCACTACTTAGACAGCAACAGTTGCTAAAATCTCAATCACTACAATCCGCTTCTCCTCTAGATGGTGGTGCTAG ACCAGCTGACTATCTTGCTGCGCGGGGTGCTCCCATTCGTCACTCCGCACAAGATTTAAGTGTCTATGGTGGAAGGCTGGATGCAGATCCTCGTACTTTATCAATGCTTAGTGGTCTTCCGTACGATGGACAACATCAAGCATCATCCATATTAGGGGCAGCACCTCGAAGAAATGCTGATGACCTCATGTATGCTGCACAAGGTTCTGCAACTTCAGGTTATGGGGTGAGTCTGCCTCCTGGTCGGGACTACGGGAATGCGAAAGGACTTCATGTCACATCACGTGAATCTGATTATTCTAGTAGCCTTTTGTCACGTGGTGGTGGCCTTGGAGGTTCCAGGATGGAGGAAAGAAAAGATGATAGAGGAACTTTCCGGCGAGAGCTAGAAATAAGGGAGGAGGAGCGTCGTAGGGATCATGTGCGTGTGCGAGAGGAGCGAGAACGAGAACGAGATCGCGAACGTGAACGAGAACGGGAGCGACGTGACAAAGATAGAGAACGTGAAAGTAAACGTGTCCCTGAAATTAGGCGAGAAAGAACGCCACCAAGAATCACTAGAGAACGACCTGGTTCCGCTTTAGGAAAGGAGGAGAAGTCTCTGGGACGAGATTTGCAACGTCATGATTCTCAACAGAG GCGCCATTCACCTGTTAAAGAGAAAAGGAGGGAATATGTCTGCAAG GTGTACCCGTCTTGTTTGGTGGATGTTGAAAGGGATTATTTGTCCGTTAGCAAGTGCTATCCTAGGCTATTTGTCTCACCAGATTTCACAAAG GCTGTTGTGAACTGGCCAAAGGAGAACCAGAACATTTCTTTCAGCACTCCTGTTAG CTTTGAGCATGACCTTGTTGAAGTAGAGAGCCTTTCTGTGAAAAAAGAGGCATCCGTTCAGTTAGTTGCTGAGCCTGGGAAACCCACAAGTGGTGCTACCATATGGAATGCTAAG GTGATGTTGATGAGTGGAATCAGCAAGGATGCTTTGGAGGAGCTGTCTTCTAATAAAAACTATGAAGACCGTATACCACATATCAATAATATTCTGAGATTTTCTTTTCTGAGAAAAGATCGGGCTTTCATGGCTATTGGTGGCCCACAGGGTGTTGTTGATGGAGGGGATTCTTCAGTTGATGATTGCTCGCTGATTAAGACTGCCATTAG TTACACGAAGGATATAACCCAACTTGATTTGCAGAAATGCCAACAATGGAATCGTTTCCTTGAG ATTCACTATGATAGACTTGGCAAGGATGGGCTTTTTAGCCATAAAGAAATCACTGTACTGTATATTCCAGATTTGTCGGAATGTCTCCCTTCATTAGAAGCATGGAGAGATCAATTGCTTGCACACAAGAAAGCCATAGCTGAGAGGGAGCAGCGTCTTTCTGCACAGAAAAACAAG AAATCTGTTGAGAAGAACACAGTGAAAG GGGGGCAAAGTAGTAAAAAATCTGATAAAGATGCTGATTCCACGAAAACTGTTAAAGTGGAAGGCAAACTGATAACGCCCGTTAAAGAGGAAAAGAAAGAATCAGATGGTACACCCTCAAGACAGCCAATTGATAGTAAGAAAATTGAAGAAGGTGGAAGTGAGATTCCCCAAGACAATGCCAAAGATCCCGAGAACAAAGACGAAGGAGAAGGGGGTGATGATGGGAAGGCTCTAGAGAAAAAGGGTACTGAAAGAACACCTACTGGTCAGGGAACTGAAGCTAAAAAGTCCTGGAAGAAGAAAATTGTTAAGAAGGTTGTGAAACTGAAAATTGCTGATAAAAAAGCTGGCGAAGAGATTACTATAAGCACTAATAGTCAGAAAGGTGATGTAGACAAACAAGGTGCGTCCGACACTACCGTTAATCCCGACGGGACTACTGTTGATCCCTCCGGTGTTAAAACTCTCACCAGGAAGAAAGTTGTGAAGAAGGTTCCTGCAGGAAAGACTCCTCAGAAAGAAGATAAGGATTTGACTTCAAATGATACTCAAGATGTGTTAAAACTGGAGAAACCAGTAGAGGgtcaagaagatgaaaaagataaTGCATCTGTTCAGCAAGTTGCTGTTAAAACAAGTGGAAAGAAGAAGATCATCAAAAGGGTACCTAAAAGAAAAGCTAGTCTAGTGGGAAGCTCTAGTGTGGGTGCTGATGATAAGAaggatgaggacaatgatgagaAGAAGGTAGTGCTGGAGGGAAGTGATGATGAAAAAATGAAAGAGCAAGCTGCAAGTGCAAAAAAGGTTACGGTGGAGGAGAAAAAAATggtgaagaaaactaataagaaaccaGAATCTATAAAGACTAGTGGTGGTAAGAAAGAGGCTGCAAATAGTGTTGGTGAAAAGGATGAGAAGGTGGATAGGGAGAAAAAAGGTTTTGATGACAAAAAAGATTCGAGTGCGAAAAAGGAGTCAAATCCTTCGAAAGAAAAGAGCTCTGGAAAGGATAGTCCGCATCTCAACAAGGACAGGGTAAAAAATGCGAATGAGAAAAAAGGCAAAGATGAGAAAGACGATTCGAGGCATAAATTAAGTAAGATTGTGAAAGAAAAGGGTAAGGACGAGGAACCTCCAAGATACCCTGGCTTGGTTCTACAGACCAAATCGAGCAAAGATTCCAAA ATACGCTCAATGTCACTATCGTTGGATGCACTTCTGGATTACAATGACAAGGATATCGATGAATCAACTTTTGAG CTCTCACTTTTTGCGGAAGCACTCTATGAAATGCTACAGTACCAAATGGGTTGTCGACTGTTGACATTTCTCCAG AAACTGCGCTTAAACTTTGTGAAGAAAAGGGATCAAAGGAAAAGAGAACGTGATGAAAATCCCGTGAAGCAGGTGAAGCCTTCAAAAAAGAAACTGAAGACAACTGAAGCTACTCCAACGGATGAAGAGTCTACAAAAGATGCTAATTCAAATTCAAACCACAAAGAAGAACTCATAGATGGGTGTGGCGACTCCAAAATGGATGATGAAGCAGATGATTATGATCCCGAGGAAGATGTCGATGATGATCAAGAAATGGAAGCTGAGTTCGATCAGCATGACAAACCCAAGGAG CTGCAGGCTAGAAATGAAGATGAACCGGCTGGTGCAGAGGTTACGGTAGAAAAGGGAATAAGTGAAACAAATACTAAAACTGAGGAATCTGCGCTGGGAGATAAGACTGATGAGATAACTGCTGGGAAAGAAGATAAATCCAATTTGGCAACAAAAGAAGCAGAGGTAGACACAGAAGCAAATAAAAAGCCTGTCAAAGAGGAGGGGATTGTTGATAAGGAACTATTGCAG GCATTCAGGTTCTTTGACCGGAATCGGTTGGGCTACATAAAG GTTGAGGACCTGAGGTCGATTATTCACAACCTAGGGAAATTTATTTCTCATAGGGATGTCAAG GAACTTGTGCAGAGTGGGCTGATAGAAAGTAACACGTATAGAGATAATCGGATACTCTACAATAAACTGGTGAAGCTCTCAAAATGTGATATTTGA
- the LOC113316991 gene encoding protein SHORT ROOT IN SALT MEDIUM 1-like isoform X4, whose amino-acid sequence MYSSRGSNAYGQQQYGAQQTYGQNSGADGSSLPSRQSSMQGSAVQEAEIGAGYRGHHPSASTHFGGPYGAVYGSTALSSAQQVGPMSDKGATSSALQGRTGYSSDRRHYDLQSEVTRRYTDSVGLGHQLQPEIYDRIDQAALLRQQQLLKSQSLQSASPLDGGARPADYLAARGAPIRHSAQDLSVYGGRLDADPRTLSMLSGLPYDGQHQASSILGAAPRRNADDLMYAAQGSATSGYGVSLPPGRDYGNAKGLHVTSRESDYSSSLLSRGGGLGGSRMEERKDDRGTFRRELEIREEERRRDHVRVREERERERDRERERERERRDKDRERESKRVPEIRRERTPPRITRERPGSALGKEEKSLGRDLQRHDSQQRRHSPVKEKRREYVCKVYPSCLVDVERDYLSVSKCYPRLFVSPDFTKAVVNWPKENQNISFSTPVSFEHDLVEVESLSVKKEASVQLVAEPGKPTSGATIWNAKVMLMSGISKDALEELSSNKNYEDRIPHINNILRFSFLRKDRAFMAIGGPQGVVDGGDSSVDDCSLIKTAISYTKDITQLDLQKCQQWNRFLEIHYDRLGKDGLFSHKEITVLYIPDLSECLPSLEAWRDQLLAHKKAIAEREQRLSAQKNKKSVEKNTVKGGQSSKKSDKDADSTKTVKVEGKLITPVKEEKKESDGTPSRQPIDSKKIEEGGSEIPQDNAKDPENKDEGEGGDDGKALEKKGTERTPTGQGTEAKKSWKKKIVKKVVKLKIADKKAGEEITISTNSQKGDVDKQGASDTTVNPDGTTVDPSGVKTLTRKKVVKKVPAGKTPQKEDKDLTSNDTQDVLKLEKPVEGQEDEKDNASVQQVAVKTSGKKKIIKRVPKRKASLVGSSSVGADDKKDEDNDEKKVVLEGSDDEKMKEQAASAKKVTVEEKKMVKKTNKKPESIKTSGGKKEAANSVGEKDEKVDREKKGFDDKKDSSAKKESNPSKEKSSGKDSPHLNKDRVKNANEKKGKDEKDDSRHKLSKIVKEKGKDEEPPRYPGLVLQTKSSKDSKIRSMSLSLDALLDYNDKDIDESTFELSLFAEALYEMLQYQMGCRLLTFLQKLRLNFVKKRDQRKRERDENPVKQVKPSKKKLKTTEATPTDEESTKDANSNSNHKEELIDGCGDSKMDDEADDYDPEEDVDDDQEMEAEFDQHDKPKELQARNEDEPAGAEVTVEKGISETNTKTEESALGDKTDEITAGKEDKSNLATKEAEVDTEANKKPVKEEGIVDKELLQAFRFFDRNRLGYIKVEDLRSIIHNLGKFISHRDVKELVQSGLIESNTYRDNRILYNKLVKLSKCDI is encoded by the exons ATGTATTCCTCAAGAGGGAGTAATGCTTATGGGCAGCAGCAATACGGCGCTCAGCAGACGTATGGACAAAAT TCCGGAGCTGATGGAAGCTCCCTGCCTTCTCGACAATCATCTATGCAAGGATCTGCTGTTCAAGAGGCAGAAATTGGTGCTGGATATAGAGGTCATCATCCTTCAGCGTCAACTCATTTTGGGGGACCATATGGTGCAGTCTATGGATCAACTGCGCTGAGCAGTGCCCAGCAG GTTGGACCAATGAGTGACAAGGGAGCAACTTCATCAGCTCTTCAAGGTCGGACTGGCTATTCTTCAG ATAGACGGCATTATGACTTGCAAAGTGAAGTAACTAGACGATACACAGACTCTGTTGGTCTTGGTCATCAACTTCAG CCTGAGATTTACGATCGCATTGACCAG GCTGCACTACTTAGACAGCAACAGTTGCTAAAATCTCAATCACTACAATCCGCTTCTCCTCTAGATGGTGGTGCTAG ACCAGCTGACTATCTTGCTGCGCGGGGTGCTCCCATTCGTCACTCCGCACAAGATTTAAGTGTCTATGGTGGAAGGCTGGATGCAGATCCTCGTACTTTATCAATGCTTAGTGGTCTTCCGTACGATGGACAACATCAAGCATCATCCATATTAGGGGCAGCACCTCGAAGAAATGCTGATGACCTCATGTATGCTGCACAAGGTTCTGCAACTTCAGGTTATGGGGTGAGTCTGCCTCCTGGTCGGGACTACGGGAATGCGAAAGGACTTCATGTCACATCACGTGAATCTGATTATTCTAGTAGCCTTTTGTCACGTGGTGGTGGCCTTGGAGGTTCCAGGATGGAGGAAAGAAAAGATGATAGAGGAACTTTCCGGCGAGAGCTAGAAATAAGGGAGGAGGAGCGTCGTAGGGATCATGTGCGTGTGCGAGAGGAGCGAGAACGAGAACGAGATCGCGAACGTGAACGAGAACGGGAGCGACGTGACAAAGATAGAGAACGTGAAAGTAAACGTGTCCCTGAAATTAGGCGAGAAAGAACGCCACCAAGAATCACTAGAGAACGACCTGGTTCCGCTTTAGGAAAGGAGGAGAAGTCTCTGGGACGAGATTTGCAACGTCATGATTCTCAACAGAG GCGCCATTCACCTGTTAAAGAGAAAAGGAGGGAATATGTCTGCAAG GTGTACCCGTCTTGTTTGGTGGATGTTGAAAGGGATTATTTGTCCGTTAGCAAGTGCTATCCTAGGCTATTTGTCTCACCAGATTTCACAAAG GCTGTTGTGAACTGGCCAAAGGAGAACCAGAACATTTCTTTCAGCACTCCTGTTAG CTTTGAGCATGACCTTGTTGAAGTAGAGAGCCTTTCTGTGAAAAAAGAGGCATCCGTTCAGTTAGTTGCTGAGCCTGGGAAACCCACAAGTGGTGCTACCATATGGAATGCTAAG GTGATGTTGATGAGTGGAATCAGCAAGGATGCTTTGGAGGAGCTGTCTTCTAATAAAAACTATGAAGACCGTATACCACATATCAATAATATTCTGAGATTTTCTTTTCTGAGAAAAGATCGGGCTTTCATGGCTATTGGTGGCCCACAGGGTGTTGTTGATGGAGGGGATTCTTCAGTTGATGATTGCTCGCTGATTAAGACTGCCATTAG TTACACGAAGGATATAACCCAACTTGATTTGCAGAAATGCCAACAATGGAATCGTTTCCTTGAG ATTCACTATGATAGACTTGGCAAGGATGGGCTTTTTAGCCATAAAGAAATCACTGTACTGTATATTCCAGATTTGTCGGAATGTCTCCCTTCATTAGAAGCATGGAGAGATCAATTGCTTGCACACAAGAAAGCCATAGCTGAGAGGGAGCAGCGTCTTTCTGCACAGAAAAACAAG AAATCTGTTGAGAAGAACACAGTGAAAG GGGGGCAAAGTAGTAAAAAATCTGATAAAGATGCTGATTCCACGAAAACTGTTAAAGTGGAAGGCAAACTGATAACGCCCGTTAAAGAGGAAAAGAAAGAATCAGATGGTACACCCTCAAGACAGCCAATTGATAGTAAGAAAATTGAAGAAGGTGGAAGTGAGATTCCCCAAGACAATGCCAAAGATCCCGAGAACAAAGACGAAGGAGAAGGGGGTGATGATGGGAAGGCTCTAGAGAAAAAGGGTACTGAAAGAACACCTACTGGTCAGGGAACTGAAGCTAAAAAGTCCTGGAAGAAGAAAATTGTTAAGAAGGTTGTGAAACTGAAAATTGCTGATAAAAAAGCTGGCGAAGAGATTACTATAAGCACTAATAGTCAGAAAGGTGATGTAGACAAACAAGGTGCGTCCGACACTACCGTTAATCCCGACGGGACTACTGTTGATCCCTCCGGTGTTAAAACTCTCACCAGGAAGAAAGTTGTGAAGAAGGTTCCTGCAGGAAAGACTCCTCAGAAAGAAGATAAGGATTTGACTTCAAATGATACTCAAGATGTGTTAAAACTGGAGAAACCAGTAGAGGgtcaagaagatgaaaaagataaTGCATCTGTTCAGCAAGTTGCTGTTAAAACAAGTGGAAAGAAGAAGATCATCAAAAGGGTACCTAAAAGAAAAGCTAGTCTAGTGGGAAGCTCTAGTGTGGGTGCTGATGATAAGAaggatgaggacaatgatgagaAGAAGGTAGTGCTGGAGGGAAGTGATGATGAAAAAATGAAAGAGCAAGCTGCAAGTGCAAAAAAGGTTACGGTGGAGGAGAAAAAAATggtgaagaaaactaataagaaaccaGAATCTATAAAGACTAGTGGTGGTAAGAAAGAGGCTGCAAATAGTGTTGGTGAAAAGGATGAGAAGGTGGATAGGGAGAAAAAAGGTTTTGATGACAAAAAAGATTCGAGTGCGAAAAAGGAGTCAAATCCTTCGAAAGAAAAGAGCTCTGGAAAGGATAGTCCGCATCTCAACAAGGACAGGGTAAAAAATGCGAATGAGAAAAAAGGCAAAGATGAGAAAGACGATTCGAGGCATAAATTAAGTAAGATTGTGAAAGAAAAGGGTAAGGACGAGGAACCTCCAAGATACCCTGGCTTGGTTCTACAGACCAAATCGAGCAAAGATTCCAAA ATACGCTCAATGTCACTATCGTTGGATGCACTTCTGGATTACAATGACAAGGATATCGATGAATCAACTTTTGAG CTCTCACTTTTTGCGGAAGCACTCTATGAAATGCTACAGTACCAAATGGGTTGTCGACTGTTGACATTTCTCCAG AAACTGCGCTTAAACTTTGTGAAGAAAAGGGATCAAAGGAAAAGAGAACGTGATGAAAATCCCGTGAAGCAGGTGAAGCCTTCAAAAAAGAAACTGAAGACAACTGAAGCTACTCCAACGGATGAAGAGTCTACAAAAGATGCTAATTCAAATTCAAACCACAAAGAAGAACTCATAGATGGGTGTGGCGACTCCAAAATGGATGATGAAGCAGATGATTATGATCCCGAGGAAGATGTCGATGATGATCAAGAAATGGAAGCTGAGTTCGATCAGCATGACAAACCCAAGGAG CTGCAGGCTAGAAATGAAGATGAACCGGCTGGTGCAGAGGTTACGGTAGAAAAGGGAATAAGTGAAACAAATACTAAAACTGAGGAATCTGCGCTGGGAGATAAGACTGATGAGATAACTGCTGGGAAAGAAGATAAATCCAATTTGGCAACAAAAGAAGCAGAGGTAGACACAGAAGCAAATAAAAAGCCTGTCAAAGAGGAGGGGATTGTTGATAAGGAACTATTGCAG GCATTCAGGTTCTTTGACCGGAATCGGTTGGGCTACATAAAG GTTGAGGACCTGAGGTCGATTATTCACAACCTAGGGAAATTTATTTCTCATAGGGATGTCAAG GAACTTGTGCAGAGTGGGCTGATAGAAAGTAACACGTATAGAGATAATCGGATACTCTACAATAAACTGGTGAAGCTCTCAAAATGTGATATTTGA